A genomic region of Chelonia mydas isolate rCheMyd1 chromosome 9, rCheMyd1.pri.v2, whole genome shotgun sequence contains the following coding sequences:
- the LOC119567050 gene encoding uncharacterized protein LOC119567050 isoform X2: MQGKKKEKMKKASSLPDISILEKFMKTYERHCAFSQSSVSSMIKRSLRQCIENETILTKFVLTNSQNSQPVLLTPLLRTIRDERYMLGKELCFWGIQLNNQDIANLAMLLERNGCTNYPFCTLEITHVPIDAWSMERLGAAFPYSNLNSIVLDYTKFGDKGINGLVSGLEGNRKLLTLSLCYCSLEPESGSKLGPIVAQTAICNLYLNGNNLQCLGALELITPIAMYADNLGRDKETNALLFNNYSDHQIPEADKGLGIHSTASGLNIASKTGSSNTVESSMRKEKKRKGTKKKKEKKTEVGPWLVKLHLADNGIDGRGKGGEKMVLEFTQFLTYLIKHSEHLIELDLDGNAIGELCATDILEALTERKKDKMPGLNIKVTPQISSNTFKSIFKNSKKLKSTKKRMKKGLLQTLQAHK; this comes from the exons atgcaaggaaagaagaaagagaaaatgaaaaaagccAGTTCACTTCCTGATATTTCCATTCTTGAAAAGTTTATGAAAACCTATGAAAGGCATTGTGCCTTTTCCCAAAGCTCTGTCAGTAGCATGATCAAACGGAGCTTAAGACAATGCATAGAAAATGAAACTATTCTTACGAAG tttgtgCTCACAAACTCTCAGAATTCCCAGCCAGTCTTACTCACACCTCTATTAAGGACAATTAGAGATGAACGATATATGTTGGGAAAGGAACTCTGTTTCTGGGGAATTCAGCTAAACAATCAAGACATTGCAAACCtt GCAATGCTTTTAGAACGGAATGGATGTACCAACTATCCCTTTTGTACTCTAGAAATAACTCATGTGCCGATAGATGCATGGTCCATGGAGCGACTTGGAGCAGCTTTCCCTTACAGCAACTTGAACTCCATTGTTCTAGATTATACCAA GTTTGGAGATAAAGGAATCAACGGCCTTGTTTCTGGGTTAGAGGGAAACAGAAAACTTCTAACTCTCAGCTTATGCTACTGCAGTTTGGAACCTGAAAGTGGGTCCAAGTTAGGCCCCATTGTAGCCCAAACTGCCATTTG CAATCTTTATCTAAATGGTAACAACTTGCAATGTTTGGGTGCCCTTGAACTCATCACACCAATAGCTATGTATGCAGACAATCTTGGAAGAGATAAGGAAACAAATGCCTTACTATTCAACAATTATTCTGATCATCAAATACCAGAAG CAGACAAAGGTCTGGGTATCCACTCAACAGCTTCTGGCTTGAACATTGCTTCCAAAACAGGAAGCTCTAACACAGTGGAAAGTAGtatgaggaaggaaaagaaaagaaaag gaactaaaaaaaaaaaagaaaagaaaactgaagttgGCCCATGGTTAGTTAAATTGCATTTGGCTGATAATGGCATAGATGGaagaggaaagggaggagaaaagaTGGTCTTGGAGTTCACTCAGTTTTTAACTTA CCTAATCAAACACTCTGAACACTTGATAGAACTTGATCTAGATGGCAACGCTATAGGAGAACTTTGTGCAACTGACATCCTGGAAGCTCTTACGGAGAGGAAAAAAG ACAAGATGCCAGGCTTAAATATTAAGGTTACACCACAGATTTCCTCAAATACTTTCAAGTCAATTTTCAAGAACAGCAAGAAGCTTAAATCAActaaaaagagaatgaaaaag GGCCTACTTCAAACACTTCAGGCACAtaagtag
- the LOC119567050 gene encoding uncharacterized protein LOC119567050 isoform X3: MQGKKKEKMKKASSLPDISILEKFMKTYERHCAFSQSSVSSMIKRSLRQCIENETILTKFVLTNSQNSQPVLLTPLLRTIRDERYMLGKELCFWGIQLNNQDIANLAMLLERNGCTNYPFCTLEITHVPIDAWSMERLGAAFPYSNLNSIVLDYTKFGDKGINGLVSGLEGNRKLLTLSLCYCSLEPESGSKLGPIVAQTAICNLYLNGNNLQCLGALELITPIAMYADNLGRDKETNALLFNNYSDHQIPEGTKKKKEKKTEVGPWLVKLHLADNGIDGRGKGGEKMVLEFTQFLTYLIKHSEHLIELDLDGNAIGELCATDILEALTERKKDKMPGLNIKVTPQISSNTFKSIFKNSKKLKSTKKRMKKVCTYCFSSLYINRKASP, from the exons atgcaaggaaagaagaaagagaaaatgaaaaaagccAGTTCACTTCCTGATATTTCCATTCTTGAAAAGTTTATGAAAACCTATGAAAGGCATTGTGCCTTTTCCCAAAGCTCTGTCAGTAGCATGATCAAACGGAGCTTAAGACAATGCATAGAAAATGAAACTATTCTTACGAAG tttgtgCTCACAAACTCTCAGAATTCCCAGCCAGTCTTACTCACACCTCTATTAAGGACAATTAGAGATGAACGATATATGTTGGGAAAGGAACTCTGTTTCTGGGGAATTCAGCTAAACAATCAAGACATTGCAAACCtt GCAATGCTTTTAGAACGGAATGGATGTACCAACTATCCCTTTTGTACTCTAGAAATAACTCATGTGCCGATAGATGCATGGTCCATGGAGCGACTTGGAGCAGCTTTCCCTTACAGCAACTTGAACTCCATTGTTCTAGATTATACCAA GTTTGGAGATAAAGGAATCAACGGCCTTGTTTCTGGGTTAGAGGGAAACAGAAAACTTCTAACTCTCAGCTTATGCTACTGCAGTTTGGAACCTGAAAGTGGGTCCAAGTTAGGCCCCATTGTAGCCCAAACTGCCATTTG CAATCTTTATCTAAATGGTAACAACTTGCAATGTTTGGGTGCCCTTGAACTCATCACACCAATAGCTATGTATGCAGACAATCTTGGAAGAGATAAGGAAACAAATGCCTTACTATTCAACAATTATTCTGATCATCAAATACCAGAAG gaactaaaaaaaaaaaagaaaagaaaactgaagttgGCCCATGGTTAGTTAAATTGCATTTGGCTGATAATGGCATAGATGGaagaggaaagggaggagaaaagaTGGTCTTGGAGTTCACTCAGTTTTTAACTTA CCTAATCAAACACTCTGAACACTTGATAGAACTTGATCTAGATGGCAACGCTATAGGAGAACTTTGTGCAACTGACATCCTGGAAGCTCTTACGGAGAGGAAAAAAG ACAAGATGCCAGGCTTAAATATTAAGGTTACACCACAGATTTCCTCAAATACTTTCAAGTCAATTTTCAAGAACAGCAAGAAGCTTAAATCAActaaaaagagaatgaaaaaggTATGTACTTACTGCTTTTCCAGCCTTTACATTAACAGAAAAGCTTCACCATGA
- the LOC119567050 gene encoding uncharacterized protein LOC119567050 isoform X1, with product MQGKKKEKMKKASSLPDISILEKFMKTYERHCAFSQSSVSSMIKRSLRQCIENETILTKFVLTNSQNSQPVLLTPLLRTIRDERYMLGKELCFWGIQLNNQDIANLAMLLERNGCTNYPFCTLEITHVPIDAWSMERLGAAFPYSNLNSIVLDYTKFGDKGINGLVSGLEGNRKLLTLSLCYCSLEPESGSKLGPIVAQTAICNLYLNGNNLQCLGALELITPIAMYADNLGRDKETNALLFNNYSDHQIPEADKGLGIHSTASGLNIASKTGSSNTVESSMRKEKKRKGTKKKKEKKTEVGPWLVKLHLADNGIDGRGKGGEKMVLEFTQFLTYLIKHSEHLIELDLDGNAIGELCATDILEALTERKKDKMPGLNIKVTPQISSNTFKSIFKNSKKLKSTKKRMKKVCTYCFSSLYINRKASP from the exons atgcaaggaaagaagaaagagaaaatgaaaaaagccAGTTCACTTCCTGATATTTCCATTCTTGAAAAGTTTATGAAAACCTATGAAAGGCATTGTGCCTTTTCCCAAAGCTCTGTCAGTAGCATGATCAAACGGAGCTTAAGACAATGCATAGAAAATGAAACTATTCTTACGAAG tttgtgCTCACAAACTCTCAGAATTCCCAGCCAGTCTTACTCACACCTCTATTAAGGACAATTAGAGATGAACGATATATGTTGGGAAAGGAACTCTGTTTCTGGGGAATTCAGCTAAACAATCAAGACATTGCAAACCtt GCAATGCTTTTAGAACGGAATGGATGTACCAACTATCCCTTTTGTACTCTAGAAATAACTCATGTGCCGATAGATGCATGGTCCATGGAGCGACTTGGAGCAGCTTTCCCTTACAGCAACTTGAACTCCATTGTTCTAGATTATACCAA GTTTGGAGATAAAGGAATCAACGGCCTTGTTTCTGGGTTAGAGGGAAACAGAAAACTTCTAACTCTCAGCTTATGCTACTGCAGTTTGGAACCTGAAAGTGGGTCCAAGTTAGGCCCCATTGTAGCCCAAACTGCCATTTG CAATCTTTATCTAAATGGTAACAACTTGCAATGTTTGGGTGCCCTTGAACTCATCACACCAATAGCTATGTATGCAGACAATCTTGGAAGAGATAAGGAAACAAATGCCTTACTATTCAACAATTATTCTGATCATCAAATACCAGAAG CAGACAAAGGTCTGGGTATCCACTCAACAGCTTCTGGCTTGAACATTGCTTCCAAAACAGGAAGCTCTAACACAGTGGAAAGTAGtatgaggaaggaaaagaaaagaaaag gaactaaaaaaaaaaaagaaaagaaaactgaagttgGCCCATGGTTAGTTAAATTGCATTTGGCTGATAATGGCATAGATGGaagaggaaagggaggagaaaagaTGGTCTTGGAGTTCACTCAGTTTTTAACTTA CCTAATCAAACACTCTGAACACTTGATAGAACTTGATCTAGATGGCAACGCTATAGGAGAACTTTGTGCAACTGACATCCTGGAAGCTCTTACGGAGAGGAAAAAAG ACAAGATGCCAGGCTTAAATATTAAGGTTACACCACAGATTTCCTCAAATACTTTCAAGTCAATTTTCAAGAACAGCAAGAAGCTTAAATCAActaaaaagagaatgaaaaaggTATGTACTTACTGCTTTTCCAGCCTTTACATTAACAGAAAAGCTTCACCATGA